The genomic region GAGATCAAGATTTCATGATAGACAATTCGCTTGTGCCTATGAGAAAAGATTGTCCGCTGAGGGGTATCCTGGAGTTCTATTAGATATAGTCCTGGAAGAGATAGATGAAGGGAGGACAATAATAGATGTTGGGGCGGGAACTGGTTTCTTCTCTATCCCCTTAGCAAGAATGGGCTATAGAGTAATAGCCATAGAACCATCTCCTGAGATGGTCAAACTCTTCATGGAAAAGATAAACGAACAATTTTCTCAATTAGTTAGTTTGAATTGTATTGATTGGGAATCATGGCATAAAGATAGAGGGGACAATCTCATTTGTATACATTCTATATATGGGATGCAGAATATTGATGCTGCAATAAAAAAGATGAGTTGTTTTTCAAATAAGTCTATTCTTATTATCAAGGCTGGTTCAGGAACCAAATCATTATCAGAGATTATATGCAAGAGTCTGAATATTAAGAGAGGTTATTCTGATTTTTTTTACAAAATTGAGATGATCCTGCAGAAAAATGGATTAAAGTACAGGCATAGAAGAATTGAACAGAGAAGAAATTACATATTTATAGATTTGAACAAAGAAGCAGAGTATTATTGCAAGCGTCTTGACATTGATAAGGGTAAACTGGATGTGGTAAAGAAGATAATAGAGAGCAGTTGTCAGAGGGATGGGGATAGGTATGTTTTTCAGGGTGTATATAAAGACATCCTATTTGTTTTTTAAGAACACTTTATTTTTTTTCAAATAGTGAAGGAATCTTGCTATTAAGATATGTTATTATATCCAAAAATTTATTCATGTCTATTAAGTAGAATCCATTGTCATTTCTTATGAGGAGATGCTCAAGATATCTCCCAGCCAATTTAAAACGAAAAGGCAATCTCACTGGTCTCTTATTAGAATAATTCATAATCCATAATCCATCATTATTCTCATAAATTATACCAGAAGGTGTGAGTTCTAAATCAATTAAATTATTAAAAGCGAGTAGTATATTCCTCTTTTTAGTATAGATAGATATCCTTCTCAAAGTCCAATTCCCAGTGGAGCCTGTAATACAATACAGGTATCCTTCTTGGAAAGATATCTTTGATGATGAAATCTTCCAATTTTGGAGCATGATTGAGCTATTACTGAGGTCAATTACACTCATATTGTAGGAACCACCAATACCGACAATTATTGCTAATTTATTATTATTTGTTTGTAGTTGAACAAGATAAAACAAACTCGGTGAAAATGGGGGTGAGAATCTATCCTTTACCAGACGTCCTGCATTATTTGAATGTAGACCAGTGAAATAAATCCTTCTATTACAATAATAATAGAGTTTATCATTCAGTAAAGCTATTGCTTTTACTTCCTTCCCATTTGCTTGATTGAGCGGCACGTCCTTTACGAGAGCGCCTTTCATATTGAAGATATCTGCATTCATGCCATTCAGCAACCCAACTCTTTGTAATACTGGATCATAGCATAGATTGATGCTATTGTTATTAATCATGATATCCATCTCATGGGGATAAGCTATTTTAAGGTAATCATTATTCCTATAATAGATTAAATTATTTGAGCAGGATAAATTTGTTGTGCTAAAATGCTTAATTGTTACAGAATCTATGATCCCCTTTTCAATCATTGTAATGGCTTTGGCCGTTTCCCCTTGTTCAAATCGTTTAATTCCAGTATTCAATATCCGTTCTGAGTTGGGTGTACATCTGGACATCACTAGGGGTAGTAAACAAACATAGAGTAAATATCCGATTAGTCTTGTATTCATAATAATTTCCCGGTAGGTTCTTTAGTTTAACCCTTATGCTTTAATAAATACTATGCACAGAAGCAATAGAGGTTGATATTATCCTCATTCAATCAGCGCCTCATATAAGACAATCCCAGCGGCAACCGAGGCGTTTAATGATGTCATGTTACCCTTTAGTGGGATCTGCACAATGAGGTCGCATTTTTCTTTTGTTAATCTCCTCATTCCGCTTCCTTCATTTCCTATTATAATGATAGATGGCCTAAGCCCTCTTAATCTGGTTAAGTCAGAATCCCCTTTATCAGAAGTTCCTATAATCCAGAATCCCATCTTTTTAGCATTTTCGAGGAAGTTTGCGATATTTGAGACAGTGAGAATTCTTAAGTATACAGTCGCACCGGCAGATGCTTTCACTACAACACTGGTTATATTTGAGGAATGGGATTTCGATATTACCACGCCATCTCCACCAAGAGCCTCAGTTGTCCTTATGATGGATCCGACATTCTGAGGATCTGTCAATTGATCCAGCAAAACGAGCACTCCCTTATTGTGAAGAATATTCTCTATAAATTCCTGATCGTTAGTTGCCTTCTTTTTACGTGGAAGAACTAAAACCACTCCCTGATGGTTTGATGATGAATTAAATCTTGTTAGATAGGATTTCTCGCAATATTCAATTGGGATTTCTTTTCTTTGTGATTCCTTTATGATAAAATCGATGATCTTGCCATGTGCGGTTTTTGAGATGAATAACTCTGCGCCGGATGGATTGTCGAGTTGTTTGATATATTCCAATGTTGTGTTTCGTCCGTAGACTATTTTTTTATTTTCCACCTTGTACCATCTTTCTTGTCTTCTAAAATAATATTCTCCTTCAAGAGCATTTCCCTGATCTCATCAGCCTTTTTGAAGTCTTTCTCAATTCTTGCATCGGCCCTTTCCTGTATAAGTTTTTCAATTCTATTGATATCAATGGCTTTATCCTTTTTTTCTTTAAAGAAGATAAATCCGAATACAGAGTCTATTCTCTCTAAAGCGTCATTTATATCTTGGATGTCGATTTTGGAAATTCTGTTTATGTCAATTAGTGAATTTATTTCATGCAAAAACTTGAAGAATCTGCCTATTCCGCCTGATATATTTATATCATCATCCATAATATCGATAAACTCTGAAAAAAAGTTGTCAATAATGGATTTGACCTCTGGATTTTTTTCGTTATCAATACTAATCTCTTCTAATCTGGATAGCAGATTATCAATTCGATTAAGCGCATTATCTGCTTGCTTTATGCCTTGAAAGGTAAAGTTCAATTGCTTTTTGTAATGAGCTGACATAAGGAGGTACCGGATGGATCTGGGGGAATAACCCATATTCAGAATATCTCTAAGTGTATAGAAATTTTCCAGAGATTTGGACATCTTCGCCCCATCCACCAAGAGATGTTCTGCATGTATCCAATACCTGACAAAGGGCTCATCATAGGCAGCC from Spirochaetota bacterium harbors:
- a CDS encoding methyltransferase domain-containing protein: MRSRFHDRQFACAYEKRLSAEGYPGVLLDIVLEEIDEGRTIIDVGAGTGFFSIPLARMGYRVIAIEPSPEMVKLFMEKINEQFSQLVSLNCIDWESWHKDRGDNLICIHSIYGMQNIDAAIKKMSCFSNKSILIIKAGSGTKSLSEIICKSLNIKRGYSDFFYKIEMILQKNGLKYRHRRIEQRRNYIFIDLNKEAEYYCKRLDIDKGKLDVVKKIIESSCQRDGDRYVFQGVYKDILFVF
- the rlmB gene encoding 23S rRNA (guanosine(2251)-2'-O)-methyltransferase RlmB gives rise to the protein MENKKIVYGRNTTLEYIKQLDNPSGAELFISKTAHGKIIDFIIKESQRKEIPIEYCEKSYLTRFNSSSNHQGVVLVLPRKKKATNDQEFIENILHNKGVLVLLDQLTDPQNVGSIIRTTEALGGDGVVISKSHSSNITSVVVKASAGATVYLRILTVSNIANFLENAKKMGFWIIGTSDKGDSDLTRLRGLRPSIIIIGNEGSGMRRLTKEKCDLIVQIPLKGNMTSLNASVAAGIVLYEALIE